TTTTTAACTGGTACCGGGCTACCTTCATGACAGTCTACTGAGGCTTCTGGGAAATCCACTCaacggggtaaaaaaaaaaatcatctgagtgatagatctcggcttgcttttTGACTCCGAAGGTGACCTTGACTCTGAAGGTGACCTTGACTCTGAAGGTGACCTTGACTctgaaaaggttggtgaccattgCTCTGACTGATGATCAGAGTCAAATCCAGCATATTGCCTCTTTATAACGTCCCCAATATGCTCCAGGGGCGTCGTACTACTGTGGccgaccctgtaaaacaacacatttcactgcacctataaTACTACTGTGGccgaccctgtaaaacaacacatttcactgcaccaatCCGGTGTGtgacaataaaatatatatatatatctatctgtgACCAAAAGAGAGGATATGTATTTCTGAGCCTGTAGCAACCGAAGTAACAAACTGCCAAGATGTCTGGACCTtgatggcaggtagccttagtggtcggcaggtagccttagtggtcggcaggtagcctagtggtcggcaggtagcctagtggttagagcgttgggccagtaaccgtaaatggttggtggatcgaatcccccgagctgacaaggtaaaaatctgttgttcagccctctgaacaaggcagttaacccacctttCCCTGggaaggccatcattgtaaataagaaatttgttcttaaatgatttgcctagttaaatagaatATAAATGGTACAGATGGAGACCGTATTGTGTTGTAGAAATAGAGTCGATGGTATAGTCCTGATTTAGGCTGTTATCTTAATCCACTTCTCTGATGGACCAAAGACTTCTATTCTttcagtacattttacatttttttttacattttagtcatttagcagacgctcttatccagagcgacttacagtagtgaatgcatacatttcatacaatttcatacatatcatacttttttttctgtgctgtgcAGTAGTTGGATAACGAAGCTTGAAgcttttttttattacaaaaaaaaacaaaaaacttctTAACATtgcaatgtacagtatatttgatACAAGATCCCTCACATTTTACAGTGCACAAATATCATATTCACAAGCCTTCAATAAATTAGTCACATATGTAAACAAAACTTCAATGTGAAGGCATATTTTGTACAAACACACATCACTGGGTACATTGAAGGACAATACACATTAGAACACAACCCACTGGGTGTATCGAGTACTCTGGCCCTTTAAGAAAAATCACACAGTCCATCATAGATTGTTAAAAATCACACAGTCCAAGTCACATGTTGTTAAACACCTGGTGAGTATGGTTGGTATAGGTAGCACTGGTTTGGCAGAATATCAACAGACTTGGAACTTCCAACAAATACAAAAAGGGGGAAATCTGGCatcaaagatttttttttgttttaaaggtgacAAGAAACAAGCTAATTAAGGGCTTGTGTAGAAGGAATAGTAAGCCATGCTTTTAGAAACAGAGGACTCTTTGCTGTAAGTGTTAGTAGCAGTCAGATCCTCACACTTTATAGCGGAGGAGTTCTCTGTGCCGGGTCCACTCAGAGACGCACGTCTCCTTTTACACACCATGGCCCCAGAGTCAGCTTTCTCCAGGCTCAGCGTGGAAGACTGAGTATCAGTCCACGTCGAAGCTATGTTACCAACACTACTGCTGTTGATCTCTTCTCCCTGAGCCTTGTCTTTGTCAGGCACAGACAGCTGGTCCTCTGGGAACCCAGTGGGGCTGGGTCTAGGGGACCAGGGCAAGCCTGTGGTCACCTTTCTCTGATAAGATCCTCTAGAGCCCCATCCTGCTGCCATGGAGGTGAAGGGAGAGTCTGGGTAGTAGGTGAGACCGTGGGAGTTCTGTAGAGGCAGGGACTTAATACCATAAGGGAGCAGGCTGCTAGAGTAGTCCCCTTCATAGGAACTGAGATCCAGCTTGTTGGGGCCAGCTCCTCCCTGTTGCATGGAGATAAACCACCTCTGGGAGGCGCTGTCCTCTGGCTGGGGAGAAAAGAGACTGTTGGTCTGGGGTACTGTCCTCTCACCGCTGTAGAAGCGGTTCTGGGGCAGGTTGTTGATGACCTGGTCCTGGAAGAAAGGTTGCATGGCGTAGCGGGCCCCTGGGATGATCTGGTGGGAGCGGTGGGAGTCAGTGGGGGAGGGGGTCAGTCGGTCACCCTCTGGAGCTGTGTACATCCTACAATACCacaggagaagagagatggagaatgtACAaggagtatacaaaacattaggaacacctgctctttccattacagagactgaccaggtgagtccaagtgaaagctatgatcccttattgacgtcagttgttaaatccactttaatcagtgtagatgaaggggaggagacaagttaaggggaggagacagacaggttaaagaaggatttttaagccttgaaacaattgagacatggattgtgtatgtgtgccattcagagggtgaaagggcaagacaaaagactCAAGTGGCTTTGAAtgcggtatggtagtaggtgccaggcacaccagtttgagtgtgtcaagaactgcaacgctgctgggtttttcacactcaacagtttcctgtgtgtatcaagaacggtccaccactcaaaggacatccagccaacatgacacaactATGGGGaaccattggagtcaacatgggccagcatccctgtggaacgctttagacaccttgtagagtccatgtcctgattaATTGAGACTGGGAAAAGGGGCtgcaacacaatattaggaaggtgttcttaatgttttgttcactctgTGTATAAGGAAATGTGACAGTGATAAGACATCACACAAAAacctttgttgtgttacagtcatTGTAAGTGAATATAAATACTGAAGATACTCACGAATCATAGTTATCCCTGAATCCTTTTGCAAAAGGGTTGTGGTCAATTTTCAGTTGTGTGATCTATGGAAAAAGAGAGAAGCAATTAGAAAACTCAATGTCTTATAATGAGATAAAAGGGTTAAgaaacattgagagagagagaaagggagagagagagagaaagagagagcagagggagaggacagagagagtgaacgagagagagaacgagaaagagagagcagagggagaggacagacagagagagaacgagagggagtgagagagagaatgaaagagagagagagcagagggagaggacagagagagagaacgagcgagagagagagagaaagagggagaggacagagagagagaacgagggagagagagagagtgaaagatgcATTCTTACATCGGTGTTCTGATAAGCAGTGACGGCTATAAACTGGTTCTCAGGGAAGGTGAAGGTCTGGGTCTTTGGGTCACTGCTCATGTCCTCCAGCCCCTCTGTCACCTCAACAATGTGCAGCCGCGGCTGATACTTATGAAGAGACTGAAGGACTATCATCTGTACACAGAAAAACAGAACAGAAAGTCAATGGAGAAGACGTATTTGTGGCCCAAATCCTATACAGGTGCAGGTGGTGGGGCAGgtagggagcctagtggttagagccagtaaccgaaaggttgctagatccaaTCCCAgacctgacaaggtaaatatctgtcgtgctgcccctgaacaaggcagttatcccactgttcctaggctgtcagtgaaaataaggatttgttcttagctgacttgcctggttaaattaaaggtaaaataaataaaaaatattgacaCATaccactgacatcaatgcaattTTATGCGAAAGTTTTCAGGATTTGACCTAATCAAGATATCTATGTATGTATGGATGATcttcataataataacaataaaataaataggtgtttattttgttttgcatTTAAAACATTGTGGGTGAGTCTAACCACAGTaggaataaaacattttttttttacttttaaatgatGAAAATATTTTGTACATAAATCAATACATTCCCAGGCTTATTAGAATCTATTTTTTCCTTATTAAAATGATCCCCCATGCAGGTGGTATATAAATCACCTGTGCGTTGTTGTTACTGCCTCCCTTGTTGTTGGTGAGCTTCAGTTTGCCGAAGGAGATTTCCTGTCTCATCCAGTGAGCTCCCGTGTTGGGAGATTCAGGGTGGACGTACATTTTGTTTCCTGAACAAGGAAAAtaggtataaaaaaaaatgtttcataataaagaaataaaattATATTAATTGCTGTGGTTAATGTAATAAAAAAACCAATTTAGAAATAGTTTAGAATCTTTATACTGCCTATAATTTCCAGGATCATACCCTGCATATTATTGTCCGCTTTTCCACAGGTGATCCACTTCCCGCCTTGGAACCTCCAGTGGTTCGGGTCAGCGAGCATGACCTCCACAAACACGTTGTAATGAGCAGAGAGATTCAGACCCATCAGGTTGAAACTCAGGAACGGGAACATCCGCCTGATAAACAGACAGGgattcaaatgtgtgtgtgtgtgtgtgtgtatttttacaTGTGCCAGATCTGGTGAGAATTTGAGAACAAATGAATGTGTGGGTGCGTTTCAGAGAATACAGTTTCACAACATCAAATATAAATCCAATCGAACTGATGATGGCATCGTTTTCAGCATGCAGGAGCCGTGTCCTATATTTTAAACGGAGTTTGAAAGCTCACTCGGCACCCGCCGAACCGAAGCATTCGGGATACTTTAGCGGTTGGCCACATCGCACTCACCTGCCCTGCTTGGTGATGATCATTTCAGTCTGATGCCGATGGAACCTGAGCCAGAGAGGCCGGTTACAGAGGTAGACCTGAGCCCTCACCCCCGTGCCTGAGGGTAGGGGCACCGAGCCGATCCCGGACCCGCTGCTGTATGGAGGGTAGAGACATCCACCCTGTCCTAACTGGTAGGCCGAGCCGAACTGATTGCGCCCCGCGCACACCGCCGAGGAGAATCCCGTGGGAGGCAACACCGAGCTGAAGTGAAGAGATGTCGAATATCTGGATCCGCCGGATGCCGTGTAAACGGTACCGGACTGGGAATAAGGGAATAACGAACATGGACTCGCCATGTCTCCAGTTTGTTTGGATGAGGGTGAGATATAATAGCGGTCCGGCCCGAGTCCGTCGGTGTATCGGCTAGCGCTGCCGGCCATAGCCGGGTCATCTGCACCCACCACCGGggactttctcctctcctccgggCGGGGGGCGTCCTTGGGGGAAGGAAAGgtgttgctctctccctctccgagCATGGTAATTTTTGTCAGGCAAGATTAAATGTTATTCGGTCCCACGGTCTTTTTTATTCTTGTCCGGGGCTTCTGTCAGAAGGATTGGAGACGAACCGGAACCAGGGATCTTCCTGAAAAGTTCTGCATCCTTTTGAGAAATAAAagtacaattatatattttttaaaagtatATCCAAAAATATCCAAATTAGAATCGCATAGGCTATAGACCTATACTCTCAAACGGGCTAGCTGGCTAAAGGCTGTAAATCAAGAGGCAGGGAAGTCCTCCTGCCAGTCTGGCCGTGTGCACTGAGTTCCCACTGTGGAGACTGACGAGCTGCTCTCCTGTGATAACCTGGCTGATTACGGGATCCCGTTTCACACTCCCAATCTGCTGTGAAGGCCATGGGTGTGGCTTTTAGGATGGGTCGTGATAGATGGCTCAGTCCACATAGATTTACCATTTTGGGGGGTGGGATATTaactgattaaaaaaaatgttgtagTTCATAAAACATATTATTGCGCAGTAAGACTGATAGTGAAACTTTGCGCTGCACTGTATCTCCCAGATAAggaccctgtcagagaggaaGGATTCTTATTCTGCTCTGTACATTGAATTAATAAAGGACTAACCTACTTCCCATGGCTAGCCTATATTTggctttttattattattattattatttgaatacattttattcatttagcagacggtcttatccagagtgatttacagtcaGTGTATTCAtctacagatagctaggtgggacaaccacatatcacagtcgtagtcCGTGCATTTGTCCTCATAAAGTAGCTAGGTCAGAGTTAgtaaggtgggggggggggggggggggtcaagtgcGAATGTTCACGAAAGTCTTTTTTCTAGTTATATATTTGAACTTCTTGGAGTAAAtgttgtgtctgtgttttttgtaacattctaaataaaaatgtacatcCAGGtttccaccccccaccccccatctcTCTAGTTATTTGTGTATTCCCGGCAGACAACGCTCACCGAACCATCTCTCTACAGCCCATCAGGTCACGGACCGGCCGATGAGCGACACTTATCACCTCATTAAGGAAGA
The sequence above is a segment of the Salmo trutta unplaced genomic scaffold, fSalTru1.1, whole genome shotgun sequence genome. Coding sequences within it:
- the LOC115187932 gene encoding eomesodermin, coding for MLGEGESNTFPSPKDAPRPEERRKSPVVGADDPAMAGSASRYTDGLGPDRYYISPSSKQTGDMASPCSLFPYSQSGTVYTASGGSRYSTSLHFSSVLPPTGFSSAVCAGRNQFGSAYQLGQGGCLYPPYSSGSGIGSVPLPSGTGVRAQVYLCNRPLWLRFHRHQTEMIITKQGRRMFPFLSFNLMGLNLSAHYNVFVEVMLADPNHWRFQGGKWITCGKADNNMQGNKMYVHPESPNTGAHWMRQEISFGKLKLTNNKGGSNNNAQMIVLQSLHKYQPRLHIVEVTEGLEDMSSDPKTQTFTFPENQFIAVTAYQNTDITQLKIDHNPFAKGFRDNYDSMYTAPEGDRLTPSPTDSHRSHQIIPGARYAMQPFFQDQVINNLPQNRFYSGERTVPQTNSLFSPQPEDSASQRWFISMQQGGAGPNKLDLSSYEGDYSSSLLPYGIKSLPLQNSHGLTYYPDSPFTSMAAGWGSRGSYQRKVTTGLPWSPRPSPTGFPEDQLSVPDKDKAQGEEINSSSVGNIASTWTDTQSSTLSLEKADSGAMVCKRRRASLSGPGTENSSAIKCEDLTATNTYSKESSVSKSMAYYSFYTSP